The bacterium nucleotide sequence TCCTCTCCTTCCCGCGCCCGGTCGGGGTCGACCTGCGCGTCGAGCCAGGATTGCAAGATGAAGACCGCGGCCAGGCGATCCCAGTCGTGGCGCTCGCCCGGCGGGAAGCTGCGGCGCGCGGCGGCCGTTGTCAGGCGCTCGTCCCAGAGCTCCACCGGCAGGCCGAAGCGCTCGGCGAGGCGGGCGGCGAGGCGCCGCGCCGCGAGGGCCGCATCGCCCTCGCTGCCGTCGAGACGGCGGGGCAGGCCGACGACGAGCCGGGCCACCGCGTGCTGCGCGATGAGTTCGGCCA carries:
- the ruvX gene encoding Holliday junction resolvase RuvX, which encodes MVERPRVLGLDPGRVRVGLALSDPLGITAQGLPSFVRGRGSLLAHLAELIAQHAVARLVVGLPRRLDGSEGDAALAARRLAARLAERFGLPVELWDERLTTAAARRSFPPGERHDWDRLAAVFILQSWLDAQVDPDRAREGEEA